One segment of Brassica napus cultivar Da-Ae chromosome C3, Da-Ae, whole genome shotgun sequence DNA contains the following:
- the LOC106347598 gene encoding U-box domain-containing protein 39, translating into MGENGRHRWFSFNHHRSASATSMPQNNPGETPAEFLCPITGFLMSDPVVVASGQTFERISVQVCRNLGFAPKLHDGSQPDLSTVIPNLAMKSTILSWCNRKKVEHPRPPDYAYVEGVVRARMDKEPGTGNRVARSEILPPVAENSPSDYDSVMGAIRARSRNSISSSTSLPLHHHRPVTYSSSSEVFAGAENTNPIQSSFSTSDYSSFPPMSEEEEEIYNKLRSANTVDHEQGLILLRKTTRSSESSRISLCTERLLSLLRSLIVSRYNIVQTNAAASLVNLSLEKPNKLKIVRSGFVPLLIDVLKSGSTEAQEHVIGALFSLAVEEENKMVIGVLGAVEPLLHALRSSESERARQDAALALYHLSLIPNNRTRLVRAGAVPMMLSMVRSGESASRILLLLCNLAACSEGKGAMLDGNGVAILVGKLREGGADSEAARENCVGALLTLSVGNMRFRGLASEAGAVEILTEIVESEGGSERLKEKAGKILQAMRGGEREFGEGAEAREWNRMLEASGLSRSQLQGGQKEGFAYSSQF; encoded by the coding sequence ATGGGGGAGAACGGAAGACACAGGTGGTTCTCCTTTAACCACCACCGCTCAGCTTCCGCCACATCTATGCCACAAAATAATCCCGGCGAAACTCCGGCTGAATTCCTCTGTCCAATCACCGGATTTCTAATGTCCGACCCCGTCGTCGTAGCATCGGGTCAGACATTTGAGCGTATCTCCGTCCAAGTTTGCCGGAATCTCGGGTTCGCGCCGAAGCTCCACGACGGAAGTCAACCGGATTTGTCAACGGTAATCCCTAACCTCGCCATGAAATCAACAATTCTCAGCTGGTGTAATAGGAAGAAGGTGGAGCATCCACGGCCTCCTGATTACGCTTACGTCGAAGGTGTGGTTCGTGCCCGTATGGATAAAGAACCCGGTACGGGTAACCGGGTCGCAAGATCGGAGATTTTGCCTCCCGTGGCTGAGAATTCGCCGTCGGATTACGACTCCGTCATGGGAGCGATTCGAGCTCGGTCAAGAAACTCGATATCGTCGTCTACTTCCCTTCCTCTTCACCATCACCGACCAGTGACTTATTCATCGTCATCAGAAGTTTTCGCCGGAGCTGAGAATACAAACCCGATCCAGAGTTCATTCTCTACCTCCGATTACTCATCTTTCCCTCCGATgtcagaagaagaggaggagattTACAACAAACTGAGAAGCGCAAACACTGTTGACCACGAGCAAGGACTGATTCTTCTCAGGAAGACGACGAGATCCAGCGAAAGCTCGAGGATTTCGCTCTGCACTGAACGGCTCCTCTCCTTGCTCCGGTCACTGATCGTGTCACGGTACAACATCGTTCAGACCAACGCCGCCGCGTCGCTGGTCAACCTCTCGCTAGAGAAACCGAACAAGTTGAAGATAGTACGGTCTGGATTCGTTCCTCTATTGATCGATGTTCTGAAGTCGGGCTCAACGGAGGCGCAAGAGCATGTCATCGGAGCTTTGTTCAGTTTAGCGGTTGAGGAAGAGAACAAGATGGTGATCGGAGTTCTCGGAGCGGTGGAGCCGCTGCTCCACGCTCTGAGATCATCCGAGAGCGAAAGAGCGCGTCAAGACGCAGCTCTTGCGCTTTACCACTTGTCGTTGATACCGAACAACCGAACCAGGCTGGTCCGAGCTGGTGCGGTGCCGATGATGCTGTCGATGGTGAGGTCCGGCGAATCCGCGAGCAGGATACTTTTATTGCTGTGTAACCTCGCGGCTTGTTCGGAAGGGAAAGGAGCGATGCTTGATGGAAATGGGGTGGCCATACTTGTTGGGAAGCTTCGAGAAGGTGGAGCTGATTCAGAGGCGGCGCGTGAGAATTGCGTGGGGGCTTTGTTGACGCTAAGTGTAGGGAATATGAGGTTTAGGGGACTGGCGAGCGAGGCTGGGGCGGTTGAGATTCTGACGGAAATTGTGGAGAGTGAGGGTGGAAGCGAGCGGTTGAAGGAGAAGGCGGGGAAGATTCTTCAGGCAATGAGAGGCGGAGAGAGGGAGTTTGGAGAAGGTGCGGAGGCGCGTGAGTGGAACCGGATGTTGGAAGCGAGTGGGCTAAGTCGTTCTCAGCTTCAAGGAGGACAAAAAGAAGGTTTCGCTTATTCTTCTCAATTTTAA
- the LOC106347596 gene encoding succinate dehydrogenase subunit 7A, mitochondrial, protein MAFLLKNNSISSHLRSSSQKMDGGALAQPRRGFHVELGSREKDLLAENDALRRFKSHKKGVRQLKRIGDVITAVVVAGCCYEIYARATMKKEA, encoded by the exons ATGGCGTTTTTGCTCAAGAACAACTCGATTTCATCTCACCTCCGATCTTCTTCACAG AAGATGGATGGTGGCGCCTTAGCACAACCGCGGCGGGGGTTCCATGTGGAGCTAGGATCTCGCGAGAAAGAT CTATTGGCTGAGAATGATGCTTTGAGGAGATTCAAGTCGCATAAGAAAGGAGTGCGCCAATTGAAAAGAATTGGAGATGTCATCACTGCTGTCGTTGTTGCTG GGTGCTGCTATGAGATCTATGCGAGGGCAACTATGAAAAAGGAAGCTTAG
- the LOC106347595 gene encoding polyadenylate-binding protein-interacting protein 12 isoform X2, translating to MNPQTSMALREDVIQRTVYVSDIDQQVTEEQLDCLFIGFGQAESEHEMRARTIYYTNIDTKVTQTDIKLVFEAACGEVYRLRLLGDYHHPQLESVSLSLSCNYSQLQFVMGEPVLFPLL from the exons ATGAATCCTCAGACAAGTATGGCTCTGCGTGAAGACGTCATTCAAAGAACGGTCTATGTGTCTGATATTGACCAACAG gtCACTGAGGAGCAGCTTGATTGTTTGTTCATCGGCTTTGGGCAG GCTGAATCTGAGCATGAGATGCGTGCGAGAACTATCTACTACACTAACATCGATACTAAG GTCACTCAAACGGACATAAAACTCGTCTTTGAGGCTGCGTGTGGAGAGGTATACCGTCTGAGGCTTCTGGGAGATTATCATCATCCCCAACTAGAATCGGTTTCTTTGAGTTTGTCATG TAACTACTCTCAATTGCAGTTTGTCATGGGTGAGCCAGTATTGTTTCCTCTACTGTGA
- the LOC106347595 gene encoding polyadenylate-binding protein-interacting protein 12 isoform X1 — MNPQTSMALREDVIQRTVYVSDIDQQVTEEQLDCLFIGFGQVYVSSTSSYLFVAESEHEMRARTIYYTNIDTKVTQTDIKLVFEAACGEVYRLRLLGDYHHPQLESVSLSLSCNYSQLQFVMGEPVLFPLL, encoded by the exons ATGAATCCTCAGACAAGTATGGCTCTGCGTGAAGACGTCATTCAAAGAACGGTCTATGTGTCTGATATTGACCAACAG gtCACTGAGGAGCAGCTTGATTGTTTGTTCATCGGCTTTGGGCAGGTCTATGTCTCTTCTACAAGTTCATATTTGTTTGTG GCTGAATCTGAGCATGAGATGCGTGCGAGAACTATCTACTACACTAACATCGATACTAAG GTCACTCAAACGGACATAAAACTCGTCTTTGAGGCTGCGTGTGGAGAGGTATACCGTCTGAGGCTTCTGGGAGATTATCATCATCCCCAACTAGAATCGGTTTCTTTGAGTTTGTCATG TAACTACTCTCAATTGCAGTTTGTCATGGGTGAGCCAGTATTGTTTCCTCTACTGTGA